From Brassica oleracea var. oleracea cultivar TO1000 chromosome C3, BOL, whole genome shotgun sequence, a single genomic window includes:
- the LOC106333943 gene encoding proline-rich protein 1-like, producing the protein MAFSRLSFAASLVLFSSLIISSVAYYGDEANPENGKLIPVAVEGVIMCKSGDKSYPIQGATARVTCVKTDVYGEEIVPVSMMSSKTDAKGYFFATLFPSQLREGRMVTKCKIFLHKSPIAGCNFPTDVNKGVKGQSLSKYRILEDKSFKLYWAGPFFFTSEPTYY; encoded by the exons ATGGCTTTCTCACGCCTTTCATTTGCTGCTTCTCTCGTTCTCTTCTCATCTCTAATCATATCCTCAGTTGCTTATTACGGTGACGAGGCAAACCCCGAGAACGGAAAATTAATTCCGGTCGCCGTTGAAGGTGTCATCATGTGCAAGTCCGGTGATAAATCTTACCCAATTCAAG GTGCGACGGCAAGAGTTACATGTGTGAAGACAGACGTATATGGGGAAGAGATAGTTCCAGTCTCAATGATGAGCAGCAAAACTGATGCTAAAGGTTACTTCTTTGCCACTTTATTTCCTTCGCAGCTTCGTGAAGGAAGGATGGTGACCAAGTGCAAAATTTTCCTTCACAAATCTCCAATCGCTGGTTGCAATTTCCCGACCGATGTGAACAAAGGTGTGAAAGGACAGTCACTAAGCAAGTACCGTATTCTTGAAGACAAGAGTTTCAAGCTTTACTGGGCTGGTCCTTTCTTCTTCACCTCTGAACCTACATACTACTAA
- the LOC106331497 gene encoding uncharacterized protein LOC106331497 — translation MSRLPILIAAFLLLAVATAESDSPTAYSLLQSYNFPVGILPKGVVAYDLDTSTGKFHAYFNGSCSFSLVGSYQLNYKSTISGYISENKLTKLSGIKVKVLFLWLNIVEVVRNGEEMAFSVGITSANFDIEEFLESPQCGCGFECEELSSDKFDRSFPFVSSS, via the coding sequence ATGTCACGTCTCCCGATCCTAATCGCCGCCTTCCTCCTCCTCGCCGTCGCCACCGCCGAATCAGACTCCCCGACGGCGTACTCCCTCCTCCAGAGCTACAACTTCCCCGTCGGAATACTCCCAAAAGGAGTCGTCGCTTACGATCTCGACACGTCAACAGGCAAATTCCACGCCTACTTCAACGGCTCCTGCAGCTTCTCCCTCGTGGGCTCGTACCAGTTGAACTACAAATCTACGATCAGCGGCTACATCTCCGAGAACAAGCTCACGAAGCTGAGCGGCATCAAGGTGAAAGTCCTCTTCTTGTGGCTCAACATCGTCGAGGTCGTTAGGAACGGAGAGGAGATGGCGTTTTCCGTTGGGATCACGTCGGCGAATTTCGATATCGAGGAGTTTCTGGAGTCGCCTCAGTGTGGGTGTGGGTTTGAGTGTGAGGAATTGAGCTCCGACAAGTTTGATAGAAGCTTCCCTTTTGTCTCTTCGTCGTGA
- the LOC106333864 gene encoding putative pectinesterase/pectinesterase inhibitor 26, with product MAGRIFLFFLSVVVTVVIAGKAPPPTFTETGKALAEKLCEKSEDKAFCISSLTSRPEADTATAPKLGVIALSVASTNASDTSLYIKSKLKQRNLEPALEDTLDDCSKNYLDAVAQLDDSLAALLANAYIDVDIWLNTAISDGEACEDALSERAGNDAELARRNTNFLKLCKDALLINTILTP from the coding sequence ATGGCTGGAAGGATCTTTCTCTTTTTCCTCTCCGTCGTTGTCACGGTGGTCATCGCCGGAAAAGCTCCACCACCAACATTTACCGAGACAGGCAAAGCCTTAGCAGAAAAACTCTGCGAGAAATCCGAAGACAAAGCGTTTTGCATTTCAAGCCTAACGTCACGTCCCGAGGCAGACACCGCAACTGCACCCAAATTAGGCGTCATAGCGTTAAGCGTCGCGTCTACAAACGCTTCCGACACGTCTTTGTACATCAAATCAAAACTGAAACAAAGAAACCTCGAGCCGGCGTTGGAAGACACGCTTGACGATTGTTCTAAGAACTACTTAGACGCAGTCGCGCAGCTTGACGATTCTCTCGCAGCTTTGCTCGCGAATGCATACATTGACGTTGATATTTGGCTCAATACGGCTATTAGCGACGGAGAGGCTTGTGAAGACGCTTTGAGCGAACGTGCTGGTAATGACGCTGAGCTTGCTCGTAGGAACACTAATTTCTTGAAGCTTTGCAAAGATGCTCTTCTCATCAACACTATTTTAACTCCATAA